The following coding sequences are from one Gossypium hirsutum isolate 1008001.06 chromosome A12, Gossypium_hirsutum_v2.1, whole genome shotgun sequence window:
- the LOC107917559 gene encoding cyclin-J18, translating into MAVSRQTDSFNEMKPLRKKSVEFLIRSSHQLRASPIVKYSALSLFADRFLPSLTTLIKTRNKIRSWLLRSMEESNLQLFSLISIWISSKIHDSRALSVKCLKSLGDEFIKDQHFTIRDFVEAEVVFLQVLNFEIGISNVAFIFLEEFFIQFKGVAKVGGLVSFEACMDMMDLLYEKEETSLLFSAPRSLAASILVASYVVTVPKQQWEFPVLPWVKFVTSYKEEDIGEKVKDVLTHVFEPHS; encoded by the exons ATGGCAGTCTCCCGCCAGACTGATTCCTTCAATGAAATGAAGCCACTCCGAAAGAAATCGGTGGAGTTTCTTATTCGATCTTCTCAT CAACTGCGAGCTTCTCCGATAGTGAAATACAGTGCCTTATCTCTCTTCGCTGATCGATTTCTCCCTTCTCTCACCAC TTTAATAAAAACGAGGAATAAGATTAGAAGCTGGCTTTTACGATCCATGGAAGAGAGCAATCTGCAGTTATTTTCACTTATTTCAATATGGATTTCAAGTAAA ATACACGATTCTCGTGCTCTCTCCGTAAAATGTTTAAAATCGTTGGGAGACGAATTCATTAAGGATCAGCATTTTACCATTAGAGATTTTGTGGAAGCT GAGGTGGTCTTCCTTCAG GTGTTGAATTTTGAAATTGGGATATCAAATGTAGCTTTCATATTCCTTGAGGAGTTTTTTATTCAGTTCAA GGGAGTTGCAAAGGTTGGGGGATTGGTGAGCTTTGAAGCATGTATGGATATGATGGATCTTCTTTACGAAAAGGAGGAGACATCACTTCTTTTTAGTGCTCCACGTTCTCTGGCTGCATCAATCTTG GTTGCTTCATATGTGGTCACGGTCCCTAAACAACAGTGGGAATTTCCTGTTCTTCCCTGGG TGAAGTTTGTAACCTCATACAAAGAAGAGGACATTGGTGAAAAGGTCAAGGACGTTCTTACGCATGTGTTTGAGCCCCATAGCTAG
- the LOC107918100 gene encoding uncharacterized protein isoform X1 has protein sequence MSCRLLDSSLEKYLHPKRLALGETNSHRNLKKNSPTLSFARDGVDLVVAFISIPYQFPNRSLMTSVYPLIPIRPDSPNGADKDAAFLLFTVQQYPVYWPDASPLHIKRSLCERWAKGICKIFGTSTFAKTWHIWDPNIFFYTNVMSIPHPPAQSQ, from the exons ATGAGTTGTCGACTTCTAGATAGTTCTTTGGAAAAATATCTGCATCCCAAACGACTAGCTCTTGGAGAAACAAACAGTCAtagaaatctaaaaaaaaattctccTACTCTCTCATTTGCTCGAGATGGTGTTGACTTAGTGGTGGCCTTCATCTCCATCCCCTATCAATTTCCGAATCG ATCTCTTATGACCTCCGTGTACCCATTGATTCCTATTCGCCCAGATAGCCCAAATGGCGCAGACAAAGATGCAGCATTCCTTCTCTTTACTGTGCAACAATACCCAG TATATTGGCCTGATGCTTCTCCCCTCCATATCAAAAGATCATTATGTGAACGCTGGGCCAAAGGGATTTGCAAAATCTTTGGAACATCAACTTTCGCAAAG ACCTGGCACATTTGGGACCCAAACATCTTCTTCTATACGAATGTCATGTCTATTCCCCACCCTCCAGCACAATCCCAATAG
- the LOC107918100 gene encoding uncharacterized protein isoform X3 — MSCRLLDSSLEKYLHPKRLALGETNSHRNLKKNSPTLSFARDGVDLVVAFISIPYQFPNRSLMTSVYPLIPIRPDSPNGADKDAAFLLFTVQQYPAQLRNICSLVSSPCLHLGQMALFINLLILKFTRVGR, encoded by the exons ATGAGTTGTCGACTTCTAGATAGTTCTTTGGAAAAATATCTGCATCCCAAACGACTAGCTCTTGGAGAAACAAACAGTCAtagaaatctaaaaaaaaattctccTACTCTCTCATTTGCTCGAGATGGTGTTGACTTAGTGGTGGCCTTCATCTCCATCCCCTATCAATTTCCGAATCG ATCTCTTATGACCTCCGTGTACCCATTGATTCCTATTCGCCCAGATAGCCCAAATGGCGCAGACAAAGATGCAGCATTCCTTCTCTTTACTGTGCAACAATACCCAG CACAGTTGCGAAATATATGTTCCCTAGTTTCCAGCCCTTGCTTACATCTTGGGCAGATGGcgttatttattaatcttttgaTTCTTAAATTTACCAGGGTAGGGAGGTAG
- the LOC107918100 gene encoding uncharacterized protein isoform X2, which yields MSCRLLDSSLEKYLHPKRLALGETNSHRNLKKNSPTLSFARDGVDLVVAFISIPYQFPNRSLMTSVYPLIPIRPDSPNGADKDAAFLLFTVQQYPAAQLRNICSLVSSPCLHLGQMALFINLLILKFTRVGR from the exons ATGAGTTGTCGACTTCTAGATAGTTCTTTGGAAAAATATCTGCATCCCAAACGACTAGCTCTTGGAGAAACAAACAGTCAtagaaatctaaaaaaaaattctccTACTCTCTCATTTGCTCGAGATGGTGTTGACTTAGTGGTGGCCTTCATCTCCATCCCCTATCAATTTCCGAATCG ATCTCTTATGACCTCCGTGTACCCATTGATTCCTATTCGCCCAGATAGCCCAAATGGCGCAGACAAAGATGCAGCATTCCTTCTCTTTACTGTGCAACAATACCCAG CAGCACAGTTGCGAAATATATGTTCCCTAGTTTCCAGCCCTTGCTTACATCTTGGGCAGATGGcgttatttattaatcttttgaTTCTTAAATTTACCAGGGTAGGGAGGTAG
- the LOC107918100 gene encoding uncharacterized protein isoform X6 — MSCRLLDSSLEKYLHPKRLALGETNSHRNLKKNSPTLSFARDGVDLVVAFISIPYQFPNRSLMTSVYPLIPIRPDSPNGADKDAAFLLFTVQQYPG; from the exons ATGAGTTGTCGACTTCTAGATAGTTCTTTGGAAAAATATCTGCATCCCAAACGACTAGCTCTTGGAGAAACAAACAGTCAtagaaatctaaaaaaaaattctccTACTCTCTCATTTGCTCGAGATGGTGTTGACTTAGTGGTGGCCTTCATCTCCATCCCCTATCAATTTCCGAATCG ATCTCTTATGACCTCCGTGTACCCATTGATTCCTATTCGCCCAGATAGCCCAAATGGCGCAGACAAAGATGCAGCATTCCTTCTCTTTACTGTGCAACAATACCCAG GGTAG
- the LOC107918100 gene encoding uncharacterized protein isoform X4, with the protein MAQTKMQHSFSLLCNNTQYIGLMLLPSISKDHYVNAGPKGFAKSLEHQLSQSRPGTFGTQTSSSIRMSCLFPTLQHNPNSKRPFAAHMLFQILLTCALRLSGL; encoded by the exons ATGGCGCAGACAAAGATGCAGCATTCCTTCTCTTTACTGTGCAACAATACCCAG TATATTGGCCTGATGCTTCTCCCCTCCATATCAAAAGATCATTATGTGAACGCTGGGCCAAAGGGATTTGCAAAATCTTTGGAACATCAACTTTCGCAAAG TAGACCTGGCACATTTGGGACCCAAACATCTTCTTCTATACGAATGTCATGTCTATTCCCCACCCTCCAGCACAATCCCAATAGTAAGAGGCCCTTTGCTGCCCATATGCTTTTCCAG ATACTTCTCACTTGTGCTCTCAGGCTATCCGGGTTGTAA
- the LOC107918100 gene encoding uncharacterized protein isoform X5 — protein sequence MAQTKMQHSFSLLCNNTQYIGLMLLPSISKDHYVNAGPKGFAKSLEHQLSQRPGTFGTQTSSSIRMSCLFPTLQHNPNSKRPFAAHMLFQILLTCALRLSGL from the exons ATGGCGCAGACAAAGATGCAGCATTCCTTCTCTTTACTGTGCAACAATACCCAG TATATTGGCCTGATGCTTCTCCCCTCCATATCAAAAGATCATTATGTGAACGCTGGGCCAAAGGGATTTGCAAAATCTTTGGAACATCAACTTTCGCAAAG ACCTGGCACATTTGGGACCCAAACATCTTCTTCTATACGAATGTCATGTCTATTCCCCACCCTCCAGCACAATCCCAATAGTAAGAGGCCCTTTGCTGCCCATATGCTTTTCCAG ATACTTCTCACTTGTGCTCTCAGGCTATCCGGGTTGTAA
- the LOC107918099 gene encoding anthranilate synthase beta subunit 2, chloroplastic, with protein sequence MAANIITQSSLLQPKPALSAKTLQIPSLHRLSGLPPPSRVGFFLEKKTGIVGKAPLKSAVSDSTSSVLENKKNSKNPIVVIDNYDSFTYNLCQYIGELGCYFEVFRNDELTVEDLKMKNPRGVLISPGPGTPQDSGISLQTVLELGPTVPLFGVCMGLQCIGEAFGGKIVRSPYGVMHGKSSPVYYDEKGEDGLLSGLSNPFNAGRYHSLVIEKDSFPEEALEVTAWTEDGLIMAARHKVYKHLQGVQFHPESIITSEGKTIVRNFIKLIERKEVAGSKN encoded by the exons ATGGCAGCTAATATTATAACCCAATCATCTCTGCTTCAGCCAAAACCTGCTCTTTCTGCTAAAACCCTTCAAATCCCATCTCTGCATCGCTTATCCGGCCTCCCTCCTCCATCAa GGGTTGGCTTTTTTCTGGAAAAGAAAACGGGGATTGTTGGAAAAGCTCCATTAAAATCGGCTGTATCGGACTCAACCTCGTCAGTTTTGGAGAACAAGAAAAACAGCAAGAATCCCATTGTCGTCATTGACAATTACGACAGTTTCACTTACAATCTTTGCCAg TATATTGGAGAGCTTGGATGTTACTTCGAGGTTTTTCGAAATGACGAATTAACTGTAGAAGACTTAAAAAT GAAAAACCCTAGGGGAGTGCTTATCTCTCCTGGTCCAG GAACACCCCAAGATTCCGGAATATCACTGCAGACTGTTTTGGAACTTGGACCTACTGTACCTTTGTTTGGTGTTTGTATGGGTTTGCAGTGCATTGGTGAGGCTTTTGGAG GAAAGATAGTGCGTTCTCCCTATGGTGTTATGCATGGCAAAAGTTCCCCTGTATATTATGACGAAAAGGGGGAAGACGGTTTGTTATCTGGATTGTCAAA CCCTTTCAATGCTGGCAGATATCATAGCCTCGTGATTGAAAAGGACAGTTTCCCTGAGGAAGCACTTGAGGTTACTGCTTGGACAGAAGATGGACTGATAATGGCTGCTAGGCACAAAGTTTATAAGCATCTGCAG GGTGTTCAATTCCATCCAGAGAGCATCATAACCTCTGAAGGAAAAACAATTGTTCGGAATTTCATCAAACTAATCGAGAGAAAGGAGGTGGCAGGATCCAAGAATTAG
- the LOC107918098 gene encoding receptor protein kinase TMK1, protein MKKPHSLGCLVLRFLSVICFFTLKVCSQPSPDLSAMEKLKKSLKIPSSLDWSDPDPCQWAKVECQENRVTRIQIPSNNIGGTLPPELKNLTQLTIFEVMNNQINGPIPSLAGLIQLQEANFHNNNFSSFPSDFFTGLTSLTSIHLDNNPFEPWEILVSLKEATSLKTFSANNANIKGKFPGFFDPETFPSLTELHLALNKLEGELPAEFSGSMIQSLWVNGQSLNGTIEVIQNMSSLTEVWLHENKFSGPLPDFSVLTQLRNLSLRDNHFTGIVPLSLVNLKSLYIVNLTNNELQGSTPQFADNVIVDMNAGSNRFCLDDPNVACDHRVNILLSILQSVNYPHNFADEWKGNDPCDNWLGIVCAQGNIVSLLFARKGLTGTISSNFSMLTSLKTLDLSDNNLTGVIPMELASLPNLARLDVSNNRLYGKIPSFRDNVDVVTAGNHDIGKDKAPTPEARSPGGESAGTSTGNGEKKSNKGTVLGSIIGVVGGLSLLGSVICLCAGTRKYTSKVQSLTAVRVHRHHSSDQGVKITVSRSSITGPSETFSKASSGPTDVHMVESGCMAISIQVLKNVTSNFSDENVLGRGGFGIVYKGELHDGTKIAVKRMESGVVSAKGLAEFKSEIAVFSKVRHRHLVANLGYCLDGNERLLVYEYMPQGTLSRHLFNWKDEGLKPLEWTQRLTIALDVARGVEYLHGLAQQSFIHRDLKPSNILLGDDMRAKVADFGLVRLAPADGKQSVETRLAGTFGYMAPEYAVTGRVTTKVDVFSFGVILMELISGRKALDETQPEESLHLVTWFRRKYINKDTFRKVIDKTIHLDDGKFTSIRTVSELACHCCAREPYQRPDMSHVVNVLSSLAELWKPETPNSADIYGVNLELTLPQAMKKWQVFENSNLDDSSSLLDSTGTTQTSITGLPSGFADSFTSADAR, encoded by the exons ATGAAGAAACCCCATTCTCTCGGTTGTCTTGTTTTACGTTTTCTTTCAGTCATTTGCTTCTTCACTTTGAAGGTCTGTTCTCAACCTAGCCCGGACTTGTCAGCCATGGAAAAGCTTAAAAAAAGCTTAAAGATCCCATCTtcacttgactggtctgaccctGACCCTTGTCAGTGGGCTAAAGTGGAATGTCAAGAGAATAGGGTCACTAGGATCCAAATACCGAGCAACAATATTGGTGGAACCCTTCCTCCTGAGCTCAAGAACCTGACTCAGCTCACCATCTTTGAAGTAATGAACAACCAAATCAATGGTCCAATCCCAAGCCTTGCTGGTTTAATCCAGTTGCAAGAAGCTAACTTCCACAACAACAATTTCTCATCTTTCCCTTCAGATTTCTTCACCGGTTTAACATCATTGACTTCGATTCACCTTGACAACAACCCTTTTGAACCATGGGAGATCCTAGTGAGCTTAAAGGAAGCAACTTCTTTGAAAACTTTCTCAGCCAACAATGCTAATATCAAAGGCAAATTCCCAGGTTTTTTTGACCCTGAAACTTTCCCATCCTTGACTGAACTTCATTTGGCTTTAAACAAACTTGAAGGAGAATTGCCTGCTGAGTTCTCTGGTTCAATGATTCAGTCTTTATGGGTAAATGGGCAAAGTTTGAATGGCACAATTGAAGTGATTCAAAACATGTCTTCTTTGACAGAGGTATGGTTACATGAGAACAAGTTTTCAGGTCCTTTACCTGATTTTTCAGTGTTAACTCAGTTGAGGAACTTGAGTTTAAGAGATAATCACTTCACTGGTATTGTTCCTTTGTCTTTGGTTAATTTAAAGTCGCTTTATATTGTGAATTTGACTAATAATGAACTTCAAGGGTCAACCCCTCAATTTGCTGATAATGTGATCGTTGATATGAATGCTGGTAGTAATAGATTTTGCTTGGATGATCCCAATGTTGCCTGCGATCACCGTGTTAATATATTGTTATCGATCCTCCAATCTGTTAACTATCCACATAATTTTGCTGATGAATGGAAAGGGAACGATCCTTGTGATAATTGGCTTGGCATTGTATGTGCTCAAGGAAACATTGTTTCCCTTCTTTTCGCAAGAAAGGGGCTTACCGGTACGATCTCTAGCAACTTTTCGATGCTTACTTCATTAAAAACATTGGATCTTTCAGATAATAATCTTACCGGCGTCATTCCTATGGAGCTCGCTTCATTGCCAAATCTCGCTCGATTAGATGTTTCGAACAATCGGCTCTATGGGAAAATACCATCTTTTAGGGATAATGTCGATGTAGTTACTGCTGGAAACCATGATATCGGAAAAGATAAGGCCCCTACACCAGAAGCCAGGTCCCCTGGTGGAGAGAGTGCCGGCACTTCTACTGGAAATGGTGAAAAGAAATCCAATAAAGGTACAGTTTTGGGTTCTATAATTGGTGTTGTTGGTGGCTTGAGTCTTCTTGGTTCGGTTATCTGTTTGTGTGCCGGAACACGAAAGTATACTAGTAAGGTACAAAGTCTGACTGCTGTACGCGTTCATCGTCATCATTCCAGTGACCAAGGAGTTAAGATAACTGTTTCCAGATCAAGTATCACTGGTCCAAGTGAAACTTTCAGCAAGGCAAGCAGTGGACCTACTGATGTTCACATGGTTGAGTCTGGTTGCATGGCGATCTCAATTCAAGTTTTGAAGAACGTTACAAGTAATTTCAGTGATGAAAACGTATTGGGAAGAGGTGGTTTTGGAATAGTTTACAAAGGGGAATTGCATGATGGGACAAAGATTGCCGTGAAAAGGATGGAATCTGGTGTTGTAAGTGCCAAGGGTTTGGCCGAGTTTAAGTCAGAGATTGCGGTTTTTAGTAAGGTTCGTCATCGCCATTTGGTTGCAAATCTTGGGTATTGCTTGGATGGAAATGAGAGGCTTCTGGTTTATGAATACATGCCTCAAGGGACCCTTAGTAGGCACCTATTCAACTGGAAGGATGAAGGGTTGAAACCACTTGAATGGACTCAACGACTTACAATTGCCCTTGATGTGGCTCGAGGTGTTGAGTATCTACACGGACTGGCACAACAGAGTTTCATTCATCGAGACCTTAAGCCATCAAATATTCTTCTTGGAGATGATATGCGTGCCAAAGTTGCAGATTTCGGCTTGGTTCGTCTAGCTCCAGCTGATGGTAAACAGTCAGTTGAAACAAGACTTGCAGGAACGTTTGGGTATATGGCACCGGAGTATGCAG TTACCGGACGCGTGACCACGAAGGTGGATGTATTTAGTTTTGGTGTGATCCTCATGGAGTTGATCTCAGGCCGTAAGGCGCTAGATGAAACACAGCCTGAGGAGAGTTTGCACCTTGTGACATGGTTTCGTCGGAAGTACATAAACAAGGACACATTCCGGAAGGTCATCGACAAAACCATTCATCTCGATGATGGAAAATTTACCAGTATTAGAACAGTGTCTGAACTAGCTTGCCACTGCTGTGCAAGGGAGCCCTACCAGAGGCCGGATATGAGTCATGTGGTCAATGTGTTGTCATCACTAGCCGAGCTATGGAAACCAGAAACTCCCAATTCGGCCGACATATATGGGGTCAACCTTGAACTGACATTACCACAAGCAATGAAAAAATGGCAAGTATTTGAGAATAGCAATTTGGATGACTCTTCATCATTGCTAGATAGTACAGGCACTACACAGACCAGTATAACAGGCCTGCCTTCCGGGTTTGCAGATTCGTTTACATCAGCTGACGCTCGATAA